One Elusimicrobiota bacterium genomic region harbors:
- a CDS encoding HAD-IA family hydrolase, whose product MINMLNKNRFDLIIFDLDGTLVDTLDDLTYSVNKVLEDFGIAKASKEQVQSAIGRGAVNLFSKLTNNTIDIKKAKLQFTRHYSKNLVKKSKLYPGILSILKELRKRNIILYVVSNKAHIFTRKLLKDIKIGKYFSGIIGINSEEKERLKPSPYYIKKILSKEKIKPENALIIGDSKTDILAAKNSKVYSCAALYGYRPTEELRKHKPDFYIKKPLDILKIIN is encoded by the coding sequence ATGATAAACATGTTAAATAAAAATAGATTTGATTTGATAATTTTTGACCTTGACGGAACTCTTGTTGATACGCTTGATGATTTAACCTATTCGGTAAATAAAGTCTTAGAGGATTTCGGGATAGCAAAGGCGTCAAAGGAACAGGTGCAAAGTGCTATAGGAAGGGGAGCGGTTAATTTATTTTCCAAACTTACAAATAATACAATAGATATTAAAAAAGCAAAATTACAATTTACCAGACACTATAGTAAAAATCTGGTAAAAAAATCTAAATTATACCCTGGAATATTAAGTATCTTAAAAGAACTAAGAAAAAGAAATATAATTTTATATGTTGTTTCAAATAAAGCGCATATTTTTACCAGGAAATTATTGAAAGATATTAAAATAGGAAAGTATTTTAGCGGGATAATAGGGATTAACAGTGAAGAAAAAGAGCGGCTAAAACCATCGCCGTATTATATAAAAAAGATACTTTCAAAGGAAAAGATAAAGCCTGAAAATGCATTGATTATCGGTGACAGTAAAACAGATATACTTGCAGCAAAGAATTCAAAAGTATACTCCTGTGCAGCCCTTTACGGATACAGACCAACCGAAGAATTAAGAAAGCACAAGCCGGATTTTTACATTAAGAAACCGTTGGATATTTTGAAAATAATAAATTAA